The Apium graveolens cultivar Ventura chromosome 3, ASM990537v1, whole genome shotgun sequence sequence GATGTTATGGACAGCGAGATGATACAGGCACAGTTAGCTGGGTGCGGTCGAGTTCCCCTTGTATGTTACGACGTGGTCGAGTGGCAGCATCCGGACAGGGTGTCGAGACAGTTTGGTTCTAGTCCCCAGATTCCACGGGCACCGGTGAACATGGTTGGTTACAGGGGGGCTAAGGATGCCATGTTTGCAGGGGAGGATTGGCTGGTGCGGTGGTTTATTGATATTGGCAAATGGGCCAGGTTCTGTTCAGATTTGGATGGCTTTGTTGATGACTCGGTAGACATAGCTTCGGAGGCTGATTACATGGCGTGGTATGCTGATATATCTTATATGCGCATAGGGAAGCCCGATCCACAGCCTCAGCAGCAGTACAAGACGAGGGAGTTGTATGATAGCCTCGAGGGCTATGAAGTTGTAAGTGTTTTACAAATATGCATATTTCACATTACACCCCCACACACTATAAAATTTGCATTCACACGTATTTCATCTTGATGATATGATATCCTTGTGGAATTAATGAAAAAATGTTTGCTTGTTTTTGTTTGTAGATGGTTGTCGGGCTTAATATGTTGTAGCAGTTGGATGCTAGGGTTCCTCCTGAGTTTGTGGAGGAGTTTGGGAGGATTTCTGCTACCTTCCTCACACCATTCTCTCGGTTGATGAAGAAGATCAAAGGAACCGCCTACAGACCTCCCACATTTCAGAACATAAAATCAGATTTCATTGCACCTTTGACTGACGACTTTGACATTCCAGCCATTCATGCCCAGGATGTCGTTGACATGACACAGCCATCCCAGCATGTGTCTCAGCCACCCCAGGCTATTGCCTCATCTAGTAGGCCCGCGAAGCTTGCATCCCGCAGGATGAAAGAGGAGAAGTGGAGTATCACTAAGAGTCTCAGCATGACAAAGAAGAATGCTATATATTCAGATTGGGGATGGGGCTTTGGGATGGCGCCGAGGAATCCCGGTGGTCTTAGTGTTCAGGATTATCACGTCCATGCATCAGCTATGCAGAGTCTGGCTCCAGGAACATGGGTTGATGACAGGATCATATACACTTATATGGTATTGTTCGTTGTCTAATATATTTTAGTTTTTGCATTTATTTTACTTGTTGCATTAATTTTACTTGTTGCATTTATTTTACTTGTTGCATTCATATATACTTGCAGGGATTGCTAAGGACTCGGGAGGAGGAGATTCACACTGGAGGTATATGGGAGAGGAAACCCGTCTATTATTTCATGGATCCCTACTTCATGGTTCTTGGGAAAGGACATGTGAAGAAAATCAGAAAAGCATCGAGGGTCGGTGGAGATACATTGCAGAGGGCATGGAATAAAGCATTACGTAGCTTTACCGGGTTTTCCAGTGCTACTGTTGGTCCTTCCGTTCTCGAGGCGGACTACATATTCATCCCATGTTGTGTCGGAGATGTGCATTGGGTTTTGTTCATGTTCGGTACTAGACGATTTGAAGGTCTTATCATAGATTCAATGAATGACGAGCCGGATTATCGTGAGGATATACGAGTGGTGGTATGTTCCTCTACTATTACTGTCTTCTATATAGTCCTTACCAATTGTATATTATATTCATTCTCGAATCATAATTTCATTGCAGTCATGGTTGTTGCCGAGGCTATTGCATATGGTACACCCAGTCGAGGGGCTTGACCCTACTTCAGCCGAGGTCCTAGCTCTACCGTCCAGGCCAAAGCAACGAAACTCTAATGATTGTGGTGTTTATGTGATGAAGTACATGGACTACTTCACACAAGTATATGACTTAGCTGAGGTACCAAATTGGTCGCAGGAGGAGGTGGATACCTTTAGGTATCGGATAGCCAGGGAGCTTCAGTTAGGGAAGGCAAGGGGGATTCCCGGGATTCGTATGCGTAGGCGTCACGAGGCTTCGTAGTTGAATTTCATAGTGTTTTAGTTTGTCGGATTATGTAGTTGGATTGCATTTCATTTTAGGTTGTCGGATTATGTAGTTGGATTTCATTTAATTTTAGGTTGTAGAATTATGTAGTTGGATTTCATTTTATGTTGTCGGGTTTTATTTGGTTTATTTGGTTTGTTTGGTTTGACGTTGTTTAATTTTGTTGGATTTTTGTTATTTTTGAGCATTTTGGGTTGTTGTGGATTTTGGTGGAATTTGGTAGATTTTGGTGGAATTTGATGGATTTTGGTGTTGTAGGTGTTGGGATTTTGGTGGAATTTGGTTGTGGATTTGGTTGTGAATTTGGTTGTGAATTTCCTGGCTGCTCTGTTTTCAATCTGCAAAAAAAACAATTTAATGGCCCCAACCGCGGAAAATTTCCGCGGTCCGTCTACAGCCCCACCGCGGAAAATTTCCGCGGTCCATCAGTTTTGTTTTTTGCCCCTGAAAACAGAGCAAAAGACAGGGGAAACAGAGTATGTGCAAATTAATCTTCTGTTGAAATTGCTTAATTTTTGGAAGTTAGTCCTAAACTAACTTCCACTAATCCAAACTACTCTCAAAAGTCTTAAAATATGGTAATAagtgatttttaaaaaaaattattatttttcattttttacgATAAATTGAAAATTCCTTAAAAAGTCAACGAAAAGTC is a genomic window containing:
- the LOC141710496 gene encoding ubiquitin-like-specific protease ESD4; the protein is MQSLAPGTWVDDRIIYTYMGLLRTREEEIHTGGIWERKPVYYFMDPYFMVLGKGHVKKIRKASRVGGDTLQRAWNKALRSFTGFSSATVGPSVLEADYIFIPCCVGDVHWVLFMFGTRRFEGLIIDSMNDEPDYREDIRVVSWLLPRLLHMVHPVEGLDPTSAEVLALPSRPKQRNSNDCGVYVMKYMDYFTQVYDLAEVPNWSQEEVDTFRYRIARELQLGKARGIPGIRMRRRHEAS